A single Curtobacterium sp. MCJR17_020 DNA region contains:
- a CDS encoding LacI family DNA-binding transcriptional regulator — MSRPPTIIDVATRAGVSKSLVSMVLRDDPGVSDARRSAVLAAAAELGYRPNRAAAILAGTRTRTVGVIVDDFRNPWFVPLLDGIRDALAPHGLRLTLADTRANAHLDSSPFDDLVSLRVDGVVLAAEGFPDLVVPADTPVVVAGARADVPGELDVVASDEAAGGRLAADHLIGLGHRRIVHVTGSGGPAAVRREGTVARMVASGIAPLVYGDGPTSETTGYEGTRRALRDHPDLTAVFAANDVMAMGAIAAVREAGLRVPEDVSVVGNDETPLAASPLLRLTTVDPHNDEVGRLAVARLIDCIGSSGSESGSGSGSGSAEPIRTLVPPTLVVRSTTAPPRA; from the coding sequence GTGTCACGACCCCCGACGATCATCGACGTCGCGACCCGTGCCGGCGTCTCGAAGTCACTCGTCTCGATGGTGCTCCGCGACGACCCGGGAGTCTCCGACGCACGCCGCTCGGCCGTGCTCGCGGCCGCCGCCGAGCTCGGCTACCGCCCCAACCGCGCCGCCGCGATCCTCGCCGGCACCAGGACCCGCACCGTCGGGGTCATCGTCGACGACTTCCGCAACCCGTGGTTCGTCCCCCTGCTCGACGGCATCCGCGACGCGCTCGCACCGCACGGCCTGCGGCTCACCCTCGCGGACACCCGTGCGAACGCCCACCTCGACTCCTCGCCGTTCGACGACCTCGTCTCACTACGGGTCGACGGCGTCGTCCTCGCCGCCGAGGGGTTCCCCGACCTCGTCGTGCCGGCCGACACCCCCGTCGTCGTCGCCGGCGCCCGGGCCGACGTGCCCGGCGAGCTCGACGTCGTCGCCTCGGACGAGGCCGCCGGCGGCCGGTTGGCAGCGGATCACCTGATCGGACTCGGTCACCGCCGCATCGTCCACGTCACGGGTTCGGGAGGCCCGGCTGCGGTCCGCCGCGAGGGCACCGTCGCGCGGATGGTCGCGTCCGGCATCGCGCCGCTGGTCTACGGCGACGGCCCGACGTCCGAGACGACCGGGTACGAGGGCACCCGCCGCGCACTGCGGGACCACCCGGACCTGACGGCGGTGTTCGCCGCGAACGACGTCATGGCGATGGGCGCGATCGCCGCCGTGCGCGAAGCCGGACTCCGGGTCCCCGAGGACGTCTCGGTGGTCGGCAACGACGAGACCCCGCTCGCCGCCTCACCCCTGCTGCGGCTGACCACGGTCGACCCGCACAACGACGAGGTCGGGCGGCTCGCGGTCGCGCGGTTGATCGACTGCATCGGCTCGTCGGGGTCGGAGTCGGGGTCGGGGTCGGGGTCGGGGTCGGCGGAGCCGATCCGGACGCTCGTGCCGCCGACGCTCGTCGTGCGGTCCACGACGGCGCCGCCGCGGGCCTGA
- a CDS encoding Type 1 glutamine amidotransferase-like domain-containing protein, with the protein MKLLLTSGGVTNPSIRAALVELLGRPVEDSHALVIPTAQWGHPMCGPGSVRGLLAGGPDSQYLAGLGWASVGVLELTALPTIGVERWTAWVRQADVLLVDGGDATYLAHWVRESGLADVLPSLPDTVWVGVSAGSMVMTPRIGSSFVAWSSAPDDRTLGVVDFSVFPHLDAFPQNTLGHAERWAADIGGPAYAIDEQTAITVVDGTVEVVSEGRWVAFADGRR; encoded by the coding sequence GTGAAGCTCCTGCTGACGTCCGGGGGCGTCACGAACCCGAGCATCCGCGCCGCGCTCGTGGAACTGCTCGGCAGGCCGGTCGAGGACAGCCACGCGCTGGTGATCCCGACCGCGCAGTGGGGCCACCCCATGTGCGGACCCGGCTCGGTGCGGGGCCTGCTGGCAGGGGGTCCCGACTCGCAGTACCTGGCGGGTCTGGGCTGGGCATCGGTGGGCGTCCTGGAGCTCACCGCGCTGCCGACGATCGGCGTCGAACGGTGGACGGCCTGGGTGCGGCAGGCCGACGTGCTGCTGGTCGACGGCGGCGACGCCACCTACCTCGCCCACTGGGTGCGGGAGTCGGGGCTCGCGGACGTGCTGCCGTCGTTGCCCGACACGGTCTGGGTGGGGGTGAGCGCCGGGAGCATGGTGATGACGCCTCGGATCGGCTCGTCCTTCGTCGCGTGGTCGTCCGCGCCGGACGACCGGACCCTGGGGGTCGTCGACTTCTCGGTCTTCCCGCACCTCGATGCGTTCCCGCAGAACACCCTGGGGCACGCCGAGCGGTGGGCTGCCGACATCGGCGGCCCGGCCTACGCCATCGACGAGCAGACCGCCATCACGGTCGTCGACGGCACGGTCGAGGTCGTGTCCGAGGGGAGGTGGGTGGCGTTCGCCGACGGGCGCCGCTGA
- a CDS encoding MarR family transcriptional regulator → MSVDDTSTAVRAHGWRTLAALHGLIETRLERALRDVDLSVVEYTVLDALRRQDGFHMRMQQLARAAALSPSATTRLVNRLEERALLTRVLCADDRRGLYTELTHAGQRLLDAATPIHAAALEGALAEAREVPELEELAVAVDRLEGATV, encoded by the coding sequence ATGTCCGTCGACGACACCTCCACCGCCGTCCGCGCCCACGGCTGGCGCACCCTGGCGGCACTGCACGGCCTGATCGAGACGCGACTCGAGCGCGCGCTGCGCGACGTCGACCTGTCCGTGGTCGAGTACACCGTGCTCGATGCGCTGCGCCGACAGGACGGCTTCCACATGCGCATGCAGCAGCTCGCCCGCGCCGCGGCCCTCAGCCCGAGCGCCACGACCCGGCTGGTCAACCGACTCGAGGAACGTGCGCTCCTCACCCGCGTGCTCTGCGCCGACGACCGCCGTGGGCTCTACACGGAGCTCACCCACGCCGGACAGCGGCTGCTGGATGCGGCCACGCCGATCCACGCCGCTGCGCTCGAGGGGGCGCTCGCCGAAGCGCGCGAGGTCCCCGAGCTCGAGGAACTCGCGGTCGCGGTCGACCGGCTCGAGGGCGCCACCGTCTGA
- a CDS encoding MFS transporter: MPAGLIALALGGFGIGLTEFVITGLLPEVAADYGVTETTAGWLVTGYALAVIVGALGLTAATTRLPRKPVLLGLLVLFIVGNTLSAIAPTYEVMMSGRVIAALCHGAFFGIGSVVAANMVERSKRASAVALMFTGLTASNVLGVPFGTFLGQALGWRSTFWAIVAIGVVALVGVLVLVPAVRQVETPSLSRELGAFRSGQVWLSLGMTVLGYGGMFGAFTYIAYTLTSVSGFPSSAVPWLLVVFGVGLFVGNFVGGKLAARSIDRTLLVVLVALTVVLGLFALVATSPVLTVIALVLMGAFGFATVPALQTRVMQYADHAPTLASGANIAAFNLGNALGAWIGGLTITAGLGYTSPIWAGAGITLAAVGLTLVAMGAVRRGRSRGAGELTSTGSVATA; the protein is encoded by the coding sequence ATGCCCGCGGGACTCATCGCCCTCGCACTCGGCGGCTTCGGCATCGGACTGACCGAGTTCGTCATCACCGGCCTGCTGCCCGAGGTGGCCGCCGACTACGGCGTCACCGAGACCACGGCCGGCTGGCTCGTCACCGGGTACGCACTCGCCGTCATCGTCGGCGCCCTCGGCCTGACCGCAGCCACCACCCGGCTCCCCCGCAAGCCCGTCCTGCTCGGACTGCTCGTGCTGTTCATCGTCGGCAACACGCTGTCGGCGATCGCACCGACCTACGAGGTGATGATGTCCGGACGCGTCATCGCGGCGCTCTGCCACGGAGCGTTCTTCGGCATCGGCTCCGTCGTGGCCGCGAACATGGTCGAGCGTTCCAAGCGCGCGTCGGCGGTCGCCCTGATGTTCACGGGACTGACGGCGTCGAACGTGCTCGGGGTGCCGTTCGGCACGTTCCTCGGCCAAGCGCTCGGCTGGCGTTCGACCTTCTGGGCCATCGTCGCCATCGGCGTCGTCGCCCTGGTCGGCGTCCTCGTGCTCGTCCCCGCCGTCCGCCAGGTCGAGACGCCGTCACTGTCCCGCGAGCTCGGCGCCTTCCGCTCCGGCCAGGTGTGGCTGTCGCTCGGCATGACCGTGCTCGGCTACGGCGGGATGTTCGGGGCGTTCACCTACATCGCGTACACGCTGACTTCGGTGTCCGGCTTCCCGTCCTCGGCGGTGCCGTGGCTGCTCGTCGTGTTCGGCGTCGGGCTGTTCGTCGGGAACTTCGTCGGCGGCAAGCTCGCCGCACGCTCGATCGACCGGACCCTGCTCGTCGTGCTCGTCGCCCTCACCGTGGTGCTCGGGCTGTTCGCCCTCGTCGCGACCTCGCCCGTGCTGACCGTCATCGCCCTCGTGCTGATGGGCGCCTTCGGGTTCGCGACCGTGCCGGCCCTGCAGACGCGCGTGATGCAGTACGCGGACCACGCGCCGACCCTGGCGAGCGGGGCGAACATCGCCGCGTTCAACCTCGGGAACGCGCTCGGTGCCTGGATCGGTGGGCTCACCATCACCGCCGGCCTCGGCTACACGTCGCCGATCTGGGCGGGCGCCGGGATCACTCTGGCCGCCGTGGGCCTGACGCTCGTCGCGATGGGTGCCGTGCGGCGTGGGCGTTCGCGCGGGGCCGGCGAGCTGACCTCGACAGGGAGCGTCGCGACGGCCTGA
- a CDS encoding LCP family protein — protein MNDVRDRSHRLNRAVGIARHGRLRRSGPFRTVAALVASVAVVALVSTASVAAIAAKQVTDDLGDGVQIEGQPAPRSNGTKAPSLSAYKGGFNMLVVGTDNDPDQSAEFGERDATLNDVNILLHVSADHTNATAVSIPRDLVTPIPACKKTDGSGTASAMAAQPINTSFSDGGLNCVTQTVQGLTGLDIQYSAAVSFNGVIEMSNAIGGVPVCVAQPIEDPYTGLDLPAGTSTLQGDEALAFLRTRHGVGDGSDLGRISSQQVFLSSLLRTVKSNDTLTSPTTLYKLARAAASNMQLSESLNDIGTMVQMGRALQDLPLSQVNFVQYPGTTGGTGVYEGKVQPTTYLADRLFAKIKADQSFSLGEDSTGIGSETNAAAPSAVASSPAAAAPSAPASSPAAAAPSSPAAAAPTASATPETIDGLEGQSADQETCSKAFGY, from the coding sequence GTGAACGACGTCCGCGATCGCTCCCATCGCCTCAACCGAGCCGTCGGGATCGCACGGCACGGACGTCTCCGACGGTCCGGACCCTTCCGGACCGTCGCTGCGCTGGTCGCGAGCGTGGCCGTAGTCGCGCTCGTCAGCACCGCCTCCGTCGCCGCGATCGCCGCGAAGCAGGTGACCGACGACCTCGGTGACGGCGTGCAGATCGAGGGACAGCCCGCGCCGCGGTCGAACGGCACCAAGGCCCCGTCGCTCAGCGCGTACAAGGGTGGCTTCAACATGCTCGTCGTCGGGACGGACAACGACCCGGACCAGTCCGCGGAGTTCGGGGAGCGCGACGCCACCCTCAACGACGTCAACATCCTGCTCCACGTATCGGCCGACCACACCAACGCGACCGCGGTGAGCATCCCGCGCGACCTCGTCACCCCGATCCCCGCGTGCAAGAAGACCGACGGCTCCGGCACCGCATCAGCCATGGCCGCGCAGCCGATCAACACCTCGTTCAGCGACGGCGGGCTGAACTGCGTGACCCAGACCGTGCAGGGGCTCACCGGCCTGGACATCCAGTACTCGGCCGCGGTCTCGTTCAACGGCGTCATCGAGATGTCGAACGCGATCGGTGGTGTGCCGGTCTGCGTGGCGCAGCCGATCGAGGACCCCTACACCGGGCTCGACCTGCCCGCCGGCACCTCGACGCTGCAGGGCGACGAAGCCCTCGCGTTCCTCCGGACCCGGCACGGCGTCGGCGATGGTTCCGACCTCGGGCGGATCTCGAGCCAGCAGGTGTTCCTGTCGTCGCTGCTCCGGACCGTGAAGTCGAACGACACCCTCACCTCGCCGACCACCCTGTACAAGCTGGCCCGCGCCGCGGCGTCGAACATGCAGCTGTCCGAGAGCCTGAACGACATCGGGACGATGGTGCAGATGGGTCGGGCGCTGCAGGACCTCCCGCTGTCGCAGGTGAACTTCGTGCAGTACCCGGGCACGACCGGCGGAACCGGGGTCTACGAGGGCAAGGTCCAGCCGACGACGTACCTGGCCGACCGGCTGTTCGCGAAGATCAAGGCGGACCAGTCGTTCTCCCTGGGGGAGGACAGCACGGGGATCGGGTCCGAGACGAACGCGGCGGCGCCGTCCGCTGTTGCCTCGTCGCCCGCGGCTGCTGCGCCGTCGGCTCCGGCGTCCTCACCCGCGGCTGCCGCGCCGTCGTCGCCGGCCGCCGCTGCTCCGACGGCATCCGCGACGCCGGAGACCATCGACGGGCTCGAGGGGCAGTCCGCCGACCAGGAGACCTGCTCCAAGGCGTTCGGCTACTGA
- a CDS encoding GntR family transcriptional regulator: MEQSPMRVGRGDRDPHGLRRSLLRDAVFLRLLDNVLRGEYRRGQRLRLDTIAEDMRVSRTPVREALVSLESHQLVTVQRYVGVVITHWTVGQMTERLRIARALVVDPPVSGTGDDDRFDPAWLRECWTEAGAFVELAAWFLRRSGASVSADWMLSQRTVLDTFFTDDVALANGIDAVVDRTRRLDLVDQAVRAAERDALDDCAVVLLELAAALIALPDRFRVAVAS; encoded by the coding sequence ATGGAGCAGTCACCGATGCGTGTCGGCCGGGGCGACCGCGATCCCCACGGCCTCCGGCGCAGTCTGCTGCGCGACGCGGTCTTCCTCCGCTTGCTCGACAACGTGCTGCGCGGCGAGTACCGCCGCGGGCAGCGCCTGCGCCTCGACACCATCGCCGAGGACATGCGGGTCTCCCGCACGCCGGTGCGCGAAGCCCTCGTCTCCCTCGAGTCCCATCAGCTCGTCACCGTGCAGCGGTACGTCGGCGTGGTGATCACACACTGGACCGTCGGGCAGATGACCGAGCGCCTGCGCATCGCACGGGCCCTGGTCGTCGACCCGCCGGTGAGCGGCACGGGCGACGACGACCGCTTCGATCCGGCCTGGCTCCGCGAGTGCTGGACCGAGGCCGGGGCCTTCGTCGAACTCGCCGCGTGGTTCCTCCGCCGGAGCGGCGCCTCGGTCAGCGCCGACTGGATGCTGTCGCAACGCACCGTGCTCGACACCTTCTTCACCGATGACGTGGCCCTCGCCAACGGGATCGACGCCGTGGTCGACCGGACGCGGCGACTCGACCTCGTCGACCAGGCCGTGCGGGCAGCGGAGCGCGACGCGCTCGACGACTGCGCCGTGGTGCTGCTCGAGCTCGCGGCGGCGCTCATCGCCCTGCCGGACCGGTTCCGGGTGGCCGTGGCCTCCTGA
- a CDS encoding MFS transporter → MSSTNGAIKSLVPARMDRLPWTRFHWSVVVGLGVSWILDGLEIQIVSNAGFQADLDLSTQQVTSLGTIYLVGQVVGALVFGRMSDRLGRRKLFILTLAIYLIGSGVAGLAQDFWFLAAFRFVAGLGIGGEYAAINSAIDELIPAKYRGHVDIAINGTYWGGAALGAFANIYLLDTANFSESIGWRIGFFLGPVLGIAIIFLRRHIPESPRWLMTHGREEEAEATVTQIEEAVEKSTGKRLPDVDESKAMTVTPTDRVGFLTIARVLLKQYPTRTLVGASMMITQAFLYNAIFFTYALVLTNFFGLKTAQTSIYFFPFAIGNLLGPIILGRFFDTWGRRQMIFLTYLVSGLVLATSAFLFRADAISATVQVAFWCVSFFFASAGASSAYLTVSEIFPLELRSQAISYFFALAQVFGAVAPLIYGAFIGDGSSREPLFWGYLLGSAVMIGGGVIALVFGVDAARKGLEDVTQPLSVLTGDAEQQRR, encoded by the coding sequence GTGAGCAGCACGAACGGGGCGATCAAGAGCCTGGTCCCCGCCAGGATGGACAGACTGCCGTGGACACGGTTCCACTGGAGTGTCGTCGTCGGACTCGGGGTCTCCTGGATCCTGGACGGTCTGGAGATCCAGATCGTCTCCAACGCGGGCTTCCAGGCCGATCTGGACCTGTCGACGCAACAGGTGACCTCCCTCGGCACCATCTACCTGGTCGGCCAGGTGGTCGGAGCGCTGGTGTTCGGACGCATGTCCGACCGGCTCGGACGGCGCAAGCTCTTCATCCTGACGCTCGCGATCTACCTGATCGGCTCGGGCGTCGCCGGTCTCGCCCAGGACTTCTGGTTCCTGGCCGCGTTCCGGTTCGTCGCCGGCCTCGGCATCGGCGGCGAGTACGCGGCGATCAACTCGGCGATCGACGAACTGATCCCGGCGAAGTACCGCGGTCACGTCGACATCGCCATCAACGGCACCTACTGGGGCGGCGCCGCGCTCGGTGCGTTCGCGAACATCTACCTGCTCGACACGGCCAACTTCTCGGAGAGCATCGGCTGGCGCATCGGCTTCTTCCTCGGCCCGGTGCTCGGCATCGCGATCATCTTCCTGCGGCGGCACATCCCCGAGAGTCCGCGCTGGCTCATGACCCACGGGCGCGAGGAAGAGGCCGAAGCGACCGTCACCCAGATCGAAGAGGCGGTCGAGAAGTCCACCGGCAAGCGGCTGCCGGACGTCGACGAGTCGAAGGCCATGACCGTCACGCCGACCGACCGCGTCGGGTTCCTGACCATCGCGCGCGTGCTGCTCAAGCAGTACCCGACGCGCACCCTGGTCGGGGCGTCGATGATGATCACGCAGGCGTTCCTCTACAACGCGATCTTCTTCACCTACGCGCTCGTCCTGACGAACTTCTTCGGCCTGAAGACCGCGCAGACGTCGATCTACTTCTTCCCGTTCGCGATCGGGAACCTGCTCGGACCGATCATCCTCGGTCGGTTCTTCGACACGTGGGGCCGTCGGCAGATGATCTTCCTGACGTACCTGGTGTCCGGGCTCGTCCTGGCCACCTCGGCGTTCCTGTTCCGTGCCGACGCGATCTCGGCAACGGTGCAGGTGGCCTTCTGGTGCGTGTCGTTCTTCTTCGCCTCCGCAGGCGCCTCGAGCGCGTACCTGACGGTGAGCGAGATCTTCCCCCTCGAGCTGCGGTCGCAGGCGATCTCGTACTTCTTCGCCCTCGCGCAGGTCTTCGGTGCGGTCGCACCGCTGATCTACGGTGCCTTCATCGGCGACGGGTCGTCGCGGGAGCCGCTCTTCTGGGGGTACCTGCTCGGGTCCGCGGTGATGATCGGCGGTGGGGTGATAGCCCTGGTCTTCGGGGTCGATGCCGCGCGGAAGGGGCTCGAGGACGTCACCCAGCCACTGTCCGTCCTCACCGGGGACGCGGAGCAGCAGCGGCGCTGA
- a CDS encoding AAA family ATPase — protein sequence MTRPDIRTVGELRTSGHVQKTVRAEIRDNLLTALRAGDDPWPGLHGFETTVIPQLERALIAGHDVVLLGERGQGKTRLLRTLQGLLDEWTPVITGSELGEHPYEPITTASARRAEDLGDALPISWRHRDDRYVEKLATPDTSVADLIGDVDPMKVAEGRSLGDPETIHFGLVPRGHRGIVAINELPDLAERIQVAMLNVMEERDVQIRGYVLRLPLDVLVVASANPEDYTNRGRIITPLKDRFGAEIRTHYPIELEDEIAVIRQEAQLTAEVPDAIVEILARFTRALRGSSAVDQRSGVSARFAIAGAETVAAAAVHRAARQGEPEAVARPIDLETAVDVLGGKIEFENGEEDRADEVLEHLLRTATAETVRARFRGLDFGVLVEALDGGTMVTTGEQVGARAFLEGLPSIGESDLYDQVCERLGATNDGERAGAIELALEGLFLARRISKESGGGEAVYG from the coding sequence GTGACCCGACCCGACATCCGCACGGTCGGCGAGCTCCGCACTTCTGGCCACGTCCAGAAGACGGTCCGCGCCGAGATCCGCGACAACCTGCTCACCGCGCTGCGCGCGGGAGACGACCCCTGGCCCGGCCTGCACGGCTTCGAGACGACCGTGATCCCGCAACTCGAACGTGCCCTGATCGCCGGACACGACGTCGTCCTGCTCGGCGAGCGCGGCCAGGGCAAGACCCGCCTGCTCCGCACCCTGCAGGGCCTGCTCGACGAGTGGACCCCGGTGATCACCGGCTCCGAGCTCGGCGAGCACCCCTACGAGCCCATCACCACCGCGAGCGCCCGCCGAGCCGAAGACCTCGGTGACGCCCTGCCGATCTCGTGGCGGCACCGCGACGACCGCTACGTCGAGAAGCTCGCGACGCCGGACACGAGCGTCGCCGACCTGATCGGCGACGTCGACCCGATGAAGGTCGCCGAAGGACGCAGCCTGGGCGACCCGGAGACCATCCACTTCGGACTCGTCCCCCGGGGCCACCGCGGCATCGTCGCGATCAACGAGCTGCCCGACCTGGCCGAACGCATCCAGGTCGCGATGCTCAACGTGATGGAGGAACGCGACGTCCAGATCCGTGGCTACGTGCTCCGACTCCCCCTCGACGTGCTCGTGGTGGCCAGCGCGAACCCGGAGGACTACACGAACCGTGGCCGGATCATCACGCCGCTGAAGGACCGCTTCGGCGCGGAGATCCGCACCCACTACCCGATCGAACTCGAGGACGAGATCGCGGTCATCCGGCAGGAGGCGCAGCTCACCGCCGAGGTGCCGGACGCGATCGTCGAGATCCTCGCCCGCTTCACCCGTGCCCTGCGCGGTTCGAGCGCGGTCGACCAGCGCAGCGGTGTCAGCGCCCGGTTCGCGATCGCCGGCGCCGAGACGGTCGCCGCGGCGGCCGTGCACCGTGCAGCACGCCAGGGCGAGCCGGAGGCCGTCGCGCGACCGATCGACCTCGAGACGGCGGTCGACGTGCTCGGCGGCAAGATCGAGTTCGAGAACGGCGAAGAGGACCGCGCGGACGAGGTCCTCGAGCACCTGCTGCGGACCGCCACGGCCGAGACGGTGCGCGCCCGGTTCCGCGGGCTCGACTTCGGGGTGCTCGTCGAGGCGCTCGACGGCGGGACGATGGTGACGACGGGCGAACAGGTCGGCGCACGAGCGTTCCTCGAGGGGCTGCCGTCGATCGGCGAGTCCGACCTGTACGACCAGGTCTGCGAACGCCTCGGTGCCACGAACGACGGCGAGCGCGCGGGTGCGATCGAACTCGCGCTCGAGGGGCTCTTCCTCGCCCGCCGCATCAGCAAGGAGTCCGGCGGGGGCGAAGCCGTCTATGGCTAG
- a CDS encoding VWA domain-containing protein, which translates to MARQNRRLTRDTRYGAYTDGPDPLAPPADLAEALDAIGQDVMAGTSPERAMREFLRRGGRTQRGLDDLARKVAERRRELTAKNNLDGTLQQVRELLDQALRVERGELARNVELDDGDRALAEVQLDSLSPSPAAAVQELGGYDWTSREARQKYDEIKDLLGREVLDQRFAGMKQALEGATDEDRAAVSAMMQDLNALLEAHARGEDTQQQFDDFMAQHGQYFPSSPANVDELLDDLAARAAAAQRMRNSMTEEQRDELDALAQQAFGSPDLMGQLSQLDGNLRSLRPGEDWGGSERMEGDQGLGLGDGTGVFQDIADLDALADQLAQSGPGSELDDLDLDALTRQLGAEAAVDARTLQQLEKALRNSGAMRRGADGQLRLTPKAMRQLGKSLLRDVAERMSGRQGARDIRQSGAAGEPSGATRQWAYGDTEPWDVTRSITNALTRTAADGRVGPGVRLTIDDVEVQETESRTQACVALLVDTSFSMAMEDRWVPMKRTALALHTLVSTRFRGDDLQLIAFGREAEVVDIEQLVGLDAMWDKGTNLHHALLLANRHFRKHPTAQPVLLIVTDGEPTSHLEPNGQVWFDYPPDPVTIALTVRELENAGRLGAQTTFFRLGDDPGLARFIDAMAKRVDGSVVAPENDDLGVAVVGSYLGSRRGGQSLFD; encoded by the coding sequence ATGGCTAGGCAGAACCGACGACTGACGCGGGACACCCGGTACGGGGCGTACACCGACGGACCGGATCCGCTCGCCCCGCCCGCCGACCTCGCCGAAGCGCTCGACGCCATCGGGCAGGACGTGATGGCCGGCACCTCACCGGAGCGTGCCATGCGGGAGTTCCTGCGCCGAGGCGGCCGGACGCAGCGCGGACTCGACGACCTCGCGCGCAAGGTCGCGGAACGGCGCCGCGAACTCACCGCGAAGAACAACCTCGACGGCACCCTGCAGCAGGTCCGCGAACTGCTCGACCAGGCGCTCCGCGTCGAACGCGGCGAACTCGCCCGCAACGTCGAGCTCGACGACGGCGACCGCGCCCTGGCCGAGGTGCAGCTCGACAGCCTGTCCCCGTCGCCGGCCGCCGCGGTGCAGGAGCTCGGCGGGTACGACTGGACGAGCCGCGAGGCCCGGCAGAAGTACGACGAGATCAAGGACCTGCTCGGTCGCGAGGTGCTCGACCAGCGCTTCGCGGGCATGAAGCAGGCGCTCGAGGGTGCCACGGACGAGGACCGTGCGGCGGTCAGCGCGATGATGCAGGACCTCAACGCCCTGCTCGAGGCGCACGCCCGCGGCGAGGACACCCAGCAACAGTTCGACGACTTCATGGCGCAGCACGGGCAGTACTTCCCGTCGAGCCCCGCGAACGTCGACGAGCTGCTCGACGACCTCGCGGCACGGGCCGCCGCCGCCCAGCGCATGCGGAACTCGATGACCGAGGAGCAGCGCGACGAACTCGACGCCCTCGCCCAGCAGGCCTTCGGCTCCCCCGACCTGATGGGGCAGCTGTCCCAGCTCGACGGCAACCTGCGGTCCCTGAGGCCCGGCGAGGACTGGGGCGGATCCGAGCGCATGGAGGGCGACCAGGGGCTCGGGCTCGGCGACGGCACCGGGGTCTTCCAGGACATCGCCGACCTCGACGCCCTCGCTGACCAACTCGCCCAGTCCGGACCCGGCTCCGAGCTCGACGACCTGGACCTCGACGCCCTGACCCGGCAGCTCGGCGCCGAGGCCGCCGTGGACGCCAGGACCCTGCAGCAGCTCGAGAAGGCCCTGCGGAACTCCGGGGCGATGCGCCGCGGAGCGGACGGGCAGCTCCGGCTCACCCCGAAGGCCATGCGGCAGCTCGGCAAGAGCCTGCTCCGTGACGTCGCCGAGCGGATGTCCGGCCGACAGGGTGCCCGCGACATCCGGCAGTCCGGCGCGGCCGGCGAGCCCTCGGGCGCGACCCGGCAGTGGGCGTACGGCGACACCGAGCCGTGGGACGTCACCCGGTCGATCACGAACGCGCTGACCCGGACCGCGGCCGACGGGCGGGTGGGCCCGGGCGTCCGCCTGACCATCGACGACGTCGAGGTGCAGGAGACCGAGTCCCGCACACAGGCCTGCGTGGCGCTGCTCGTCGACACGTCGTTCTCGATGGCGATGGAGGACCGCTGGGTGCCGATGAAGCGCACGGCCCTGGCGCTGCACACGCTCGTCTCGACGCGGTTCCGCGGCGACGACCTGCAACTGATCGCGTTCGGACGCGAGGCCGAGGTCGTCGACATCGAGCAGCTCGTGGGTCTCGACGCGATGTGGGACAAGGGCACGAACCTGCACCACGCGCTGCTCCTCGCCAACCGGCACTTCCGGAAGCACCCGACCGCCCAACCCGTGCTGCTCATCGTCACCGACGGGGAACCGACGTCGCACCTCGAGCCGAACGGACAGGTGTGGTTCGACTACCCACCGGACCCCGTGACGATCGCACTGACCGTTCGGGAGCTCGAGAACGCCGGTCGTCTCGGCGCCCAGACGACGTTCTTCCGCCTCGGCGACGACCCGGGGCTGGCACGGTTCATCGACGCGATGGCGAAGCGGGTGGACGGCTCGGTCGTGGCTCCGGAGAACGACGACCTCGGCGTCGCCGTCGTGGGGTCCTACCTGGGGTCGCGCCGCGGCGGGCAGTCGTTGTTCGACTAG